The Methylocystis bryophila genome contains the following window.
TCGAGATTCGGGCTCTCCGCGAAGAGGATGCGATTGTCGAGATAAACGACATTCTCGATCAGCGGCAGCTTGAAGTGAAGGCCGGGCTCAGTGACGAGGCCGCGGCCGGCGACGGGCTCTCCGAGGCGCAGCACGATGGCCTGCTCGGTCTGTCCGACCGTGAACACGGCGCCGAGCGCGACCACGAAAACGACGATCGCGGCAAGAAGCAAGGGTAGTGCGAGCCTCATTTGCGCTGGCCTCCCTGGAACGGCGCGAAAGCCGGGAGCGGCACATAGGGCATGACGCCCGAGCCGGAGCCCTGCTCGTCGAGCACGACCTTCTCGGCGCCGCCCAAAACGCGCTCCATCGTCTCGAGATAGAGACGCTCGCGCGTGAGCTCGGGCGCGCGCTTATATTGCTCGTAGATTTGCTCGAAGCGCGACGCCTGACCCCGCGCCTCCGCCACCACTTGCTCGCGATAGGCCTCCGCCTCCTGCACGATGCGCGCCGCCGCGCCGCGCGCTTCCGGCACGACCTTATTGGCGTAGGCTTCCGCCTCGTTGCCGAGACGCTGCAAATCCTGCTGAGCGGCCGTCACGTCGCGAAAGGCGGTGATGACTTGCGGGGGAGGATCGACGGAGAGCAGCAGCACTTGCACGATCTGCACGCCGCTTTTGTAGCCGTCGAGAATCTTCTGCATTAGCTGCTGCGAGGCCGGCTCGATGAGCTTGCGGTCGGCGGTGAGGATTTTTTGGATCTGCGACTGGCCGACGATCTCTCGCATCGCCGATTCCGCGACGCTGCGCACTGTCGCGGGCGGATCGAAGACGTTGAAGGCGAAATCCTCGGGGCGCGTCGGATCGATCTGCCAGATCACGCGGAATTTGATGTCGGCGATGTTCTCGTCGCCGGTGAGCATCAGGCTTTCTTCGGGCGCCTCCGGGCCCTGCGCGCTGGTGCGGCGTCGCGTGGCGGCGCCGTCCTCGCGGAAGCCGATGTCAATGGAGTTGCGGTCGGTGACCGGCAGCTTGATCACCGAGCCGATCGGGCTCGGCAGATTGTAGTTGAGGCCGGCCTGCGTCTTTCCGCGATATTTGCCGAAGATGAGATTGAGGCCGATCTCGTTCGGGCCGACTGTGTAAAAACCGGACGAAAGCCAAGCCAGACAGGTCAAAAGGATAAGAATCGCAACGCCGCGTCCGCCGAGGCCCGAGGGCAGAACCTGCTTCAAGCCTTCCTGGCTACGACGCAGGAATTCCTCGAGATCGGGCGGCCCTTCGCCGGGACCGGAGCCCCAGGGGCCGGTCCCTTTGCCCCAGGGATCGTTGTTTCGATGCGGAGGTTCGTTTTGGTCGCGCCAGGGCATGTCGTCTCAGGGCTTACGGTCCCACGCCGAGAACGACTTGACGCAAAAGCGGAAAGACTTTTGCTATCAGAATTCGTCCGAGCATCCTGCTGGCGGTCGCTCGAACGTCTCCGCTCGAGGGACGGCGCCCACGCGGTCCTTTGTCTTGGCGGGATATAGCGCCTCGCGCGCCCGCGGGCAATTCAGCTTCCGTTATCCGGGACGCCTCTCTGGGGGCGAGACGGGCGCCGCCGCGGCGGCTTTACAGCGCGCCGCCGGTTTGACCCCGTTTGCAGGCGTCGCGGAAGCGCTTCCGCGGCTTGCCGCGCAGCCCCTTGGCGTCCGCCTGCTTCGAACATTCCTTCGCGAGCGCTTTGCGGTCCGCGCCCCCCGGCGCTGGGGCGGGCGTCGGCTGCGCGAGAGCCGCGCCGGTCATGATCGCCATGGCCAGACCGGCCGACAGGAGCGCGACGGAATAGTTTCTCATGCGTCTTTCCTCTTGGCCGTCTTTCCTCTTGGCTCCGTCGCTTTTGCGAGGGCCGTCACGCCCTATCGCCCAGGCTGGCGGCGCTTGGCAAGACTAAGCTTGCGGCAGACTCGCTCCTTTCGGCGCACGGCCGGCGGGTTAGCGCTTTGCACAAGTCTCGCGCGAGAACTTCGAGCAAGTTTCGGAAAATACGAGTAGCGGCTCAGTCGACCGCCCGGACGGCGGCGGCGCGGCGGAAAAGCGGGACCCGCGCCGTGCGCAGGAAGTCTCGCAGCTCCTTCGTGCGCGACTCCGTCACGCGCGAGAACGCATAGGCGAAGACCAGCCCCACAAGCATCAGACCGGCGACCGTGATCCAATGCGCGGGCGTCGGGAGCTGCTTGAACCATTCTCGCCCGAAAAGCCCGCCCACAGCCGCCCAGACGAAGAAGACGAGCGGCGCGTGCGTCGCATAGAGCGAATAGGAGAAATCCGAGAGCCGCCAGTGGATCGGGCCGAGGCGCGAGAAGAAACCGCCCGGCGGCGCATGGCGCAGCGCCAAGAGCAGCGTCGCAAAACTCGCGACGACGCTGAAATCGCCGACGGCGGAAAGCCAAGGATGCGCCGCCAGGATCGGCCCGCGCACGGCCAGACGCGTGACCGCAAGCGCCGCGAGGAACAAGCCGAGCGCGATCCAAATGGAGCCCACGACGGGGCGGGGCGCGACGCGGACCAGGGCGCCCAGGGCCCATACGCCATAGCCGAAGAGGAACATCCCGACGCCATTGTTGAGCATGGGCATGAGCCCGCGCGCGCCCACGTCGACGCCCGACGCCGCCATGAGCTCGGGGGTCGCCAAAACGGCCACCAGCACGACGCCGAGGCCGAGGCCCGAGAACCGCCAAAACCGGGAATAGGCCGAGCAGAAGGGCGCAAGCAGCAAGGGGAAGGTAATATAATACCACATCTCGCAAGCAAGCGACCAAAGCGGCCCGTTGGTGCCGGCCTGCGCCGCCCAGAGATGCTGCTGCTGAAGCAGTGTCCAGAGATATTGGATCGGCTCGAAGACCGAGGCGAAGAAGGGCGCGTCATAGACGCCGGTCGCCGGAAAGACGGCGCGCCCGACTGTGTCGATCGCAAAAGTCCACAGGAGCGCCGGAATCATCACGATGTAGATGCGGCTGAAGCGGTCGGCGAAATAACTGCCCAAATAGGGTTCCGCTCGCGCCCGATCGCGCAGGAGCGGCCCGCCGATGAGAAATCCCGAGATCACGAAAAAGACGAGCACCGCCTGATGCGAAAAGGCGGAAAGAAACCACCAAGCATAGACGCCGGGCCCGTGCGGCGCGACCATGATGTCGGAGATGTTGATCAGCACGCCAGCGTGGCCGACGAGCACCGCGACGGCCGCGACCCAGCGCGCCATCGCGATGAAATTCGTGAGGTCCTTGGTCAATGACCCTCCGCCCTCGAAAGGCTCCGGATAATTCGCGAGCAAGAGATTTTCATCCAAAACCCGGCTTTTTTGGGAAATTCTGCCGGGGCAGCCTCTCAATTTCTGCTCTGTGGCCCCCGCGTCAGCCGCGCGCGCCCGCCCCTGACGAGCGCTGGGCCAAAGCCGCTAGGCTCACGGGTGAGGATGGGGACAGGCGAAACTTTCCCGTCCAGCTCTTCGCCGGCGCGGCCTCACGGAAGCCATCCCGGCGCCGCGCGGAGTCCGGGCGCTCGAGGTTCGCCTCTCAATACGATTTGAGCGAGATCGTCAGCGTGAGGAGTCCCGGCTCACTCCTCACGAAGGCCCTCGGGGGGCAGCGAGGCGTCGGACGCGCCGCGCATGAAGATCCAGGCCAGAGCCGCAGCCGCCGTCCACAGGGCGACGACCCAGTAGCCGTGACCGAAGGCGAAGCCGAGCGCGAAAAAGGCGAGGCCGAAGACCGCAAGGGAGGGCAAGGCTTTGAAGATCCCTCTGCTTCCCCGGGCATCGGAGAGCAAGGAAAAGACCGTCATGGGCGCTCCCTGCGACTTCACCACCAACGCCATTCTGTCCTCCAGCGTCATTTTTTGAGCGTCCGGCTCGCGCGTTTCCGCAAGGACGCGTTCTGTCTTTTGGCCGCGAGAACGCTGCAGTCCCGCATTCTCGGCCGCGGCCTGGTTTCGCCTTAAACGTTTTAGGCGCATAAAGGTTCCGGCGCGCGGCGAGAGAAGGATCCCGTTTTCTCGCACGAAGCGCGCGCTAACTTTCTAGAAGCGATGACGTTTTTGCGATTGCGGCGGATGCGCCGCACCCGCCGCTGCAGGGCTCAGTAGCGAGAAAGACGGACGCCGGCCCTTTTCTCGCCGCGACGGCGCCCCAAAAGTTGCATGATCGGATCTTAGGCTCCGCGCATCGATGGCCCTTGCGGGGCCGGATCGTCGCCCGCTCTTAAAGGATTCTTCATCAGGGCGTGGTGAATTCCCCGTCAACCTCAAAGAAAAGTTGAGGGCTTGTTTTGGGTTACCTGACACCGCCTCCCAATCCCGCGCCCGTGATTGTCTATAAGGACACGGGCGGTCTCGTCAGCGACTATGAAGCGCAGACGGAACTCTATCGCCGCCAAAATCGCGAAGTCCGCCTGCACGAGTGCCGCTCGGCCTGCACCATGGCCTTGAGCCTGCCCAACGTCTGCGTCTATCCGGACGCGCAGGTCAAATTTCACCAAGCCTATAACGCGATAACCCGCGAGGTCGACCTCGGCGTCTCCCAACAGCTCTTCGACAGCTATCCGACCGCCGTGCGGGCCCGCCTCGGCTATTTGACGCGGCAGTATAAAGTGCTGAGCGGGCGAGAGCTGATCGCGCTCGGCATGCGCAACTGCAATCCCGGTCACGATGACGGCGTGATGATCGCAAGCCGTAAGGACCCGGCGCAGGCCATCGCTCAGGCCGAGACCCCGCACGACGATGCCCTCCAGAGCATGGCGAAAAGCGTGAAGACGGCCGTCGCCAAGGCGCTCGCGCGCCCCGAAGGCGAGCCGGCCGAAGCGCTGGCCTTCGCCGATCGCAGCCCCGCGCCTCCCCAGCCGCTCCCGGCGATGGCCGGCCTGTCGCAAGAGGTGGAAATCCCCCTGCCCCCGCGCCGTCCGGACTTCCGCGTCGCGGCGATCACGCCGGCCGAGACGGTCGGCGTCGCCGCCGAGACTGCGTCCGCGCCGCCGCCGGTCGTCATCGCCCCGCTCGCGCAGGAGCCGACCGCCAACGCCCAGCCGCGCCATGCCTTCGTGCCGCGCCGGATGGAAGGGGGAACGCCGATGCTCGCGACGGGACGCTTCTACCCCCCGCCTGACGAGCGGCAGGCTGACAGAGGCGGCGAGCGCAAAACCTCCGGCAGCTGAGTCGTCGTTTCGCTCCCTCTCGTCTTTTCCTCGCATGCGCAATGGAATCGTTCGCGCATGAGATCGAGTGCGACGCGCGAGCGTTATGCAGGAAAAGCACATATCGCTCTCGGCTTTGCTCGCAGAATCTTGAAGCCCCGCTATGGCGGGGGCGGCATCGCGTGTTATTTGCCTTTTCATGAACTTTCGCCCTCAAGACTCCTCCTTCGTCGCGACGCCGCGCGCGCTGGTCGATCGCTTCGCCCGGCCGATCACCTATCTGCGCGTCTCCGTCACCGACCGCTGCGACTTCCGCTGCGTCTATTGCATGTCCGAGCGCATGCGCTTCCTGCCGCGTGACGAGTTGTTGACGCTTGAGGAGCTCGATCGGCTCTGCTCCGCCTTCGTCGCGCGCGGCACGAAGAAGCTGCGCATCACGGGCGGCGAGCCGCTGCTGCGGCATGGCGTGATGACGCTGTTCCGCTCGCTTGCGCGTCATCTCGATTCCGGCGCGCTCGACGAGTTGACGCTCACGACGAACGGCTCGCAGCTCGTGCGCTTCGCTGCCGAGCTCGCGCTCTGCGGCGTCAAGCGTCTCAACCTCTCGCTCGACACGCTCGACGCCACAAAGTTCCGCACGATCACGCGCAACGGCGATCTCGCCCGCGTGCTCGAGGGGCTCGACGCCGCGCAGCGCGCAGGGATCGCCGTCAAGCTCAACACTGTGGCGCTCAAGGACGCGAACGAGGAAGAGCTCGTCTCGCTCACGCGCTTCGCCCATGATCGCGGCATGGATATTTCCTTCATCGAGGTCATGCCCTTGGGCGAACTCGACGGCCCTGCGCGCATCGATCAATATCTGCCGCTCACGCAAGTGCGCGACCGGCTTTCACAGGTCTTTTCGCTCGAGGAGATCGACTATCGTTCCGGCGGCCCCGCGCGCTATTTGCGCGCGCGCGAGACGGGCGGAAGGATTGGCTTCATCACGCCCTTGACGCATAATTTCTGCGAGAGCTGCAATCGCGTGCGCGTGACCTGCACGGGCAGGCTCTTCATGTGCCTTGGCCAAGAGGACAGCGCCGATCTGCGCCAGCCCTTGCGCGAGGGCGCCGACGAGGTTGCGCTCGACCGCGCGATCGAAGAGGCGATCTCGCGCAAGCCGAAGGGCCATGATTTCGTCATCGACCGCGAGACGCAGACGCCCGCGATCGGAAGGCATATGAGCACGACCGGCGGGTGAATGGCTGAACGGGAAAGTTTTGGCGCATCCTTCGAGACGCCCGCTTCGCGGGCTCCTCAGGATGAGGGCGCAGACGCCCGCTTCGCGGGCGCTTCAGGATGAGGGCGCAGACGCCCGCTTCGCGGGCTCCTCAGGATGAGGGCGCAGACGCCCGCTTCGCGGGCGCTTCAGGATGAGGGCGCGGGTGCGGATCAAACGGGGACAGGATGCGGGCGCGAGAGATAAATCTGTCACCGCAGGCTGATTCCTCCCGATAGCCTCATCCTGAGGAGCGCCCGCAGGGCGCGTCTCGAAGGATGAGCGCTTGGCGAGCCCATTGTTGAAACTTGCGGAGAGGATCGACGTCGAGGCCATCGTGGATCCAGCTCTAAAGAACTTTGCGACTCCAGCTCTCCTGCCGCTCGGGATCAATCTCACGGCGGCCATCGTCGCGCTTTGCGACGACGAGCCTCTCATCCTCACGCTGTCGTCGGAGTCTCTCGCCGCGTTGCCCTCCGGCGAATTCGATCCGCTACGCCATCGCACCTTCGAGCTCGCGCTGCGCGCCTTCGTCGCCGCGCAGACCGGCGCGCCGCTCGGCTATGTCGAGCAGCTTTACACTTTTGGCGATCGAGGCCGGCATGCGCGCCTGGGCGACCGCGATCCGCACATCGTGTCGATCGGCTATCTCGCGCTCACCCGCGTCGGCGAGCCGCTTCGCGACGAAAGCGGAAGCTATCGCGGCTGGTACGAGTTCCTTCCCTGGGAGGATTGGCGCAGCGGCCGCCCCGCGGTGATCGAGGAGAGAATCCTGCCCGACCTTGCCGCTTGGGTCGCCGAGGCGCCGTTTGAAATCTCCTCCTCGGGCCTCTCGCGCGAGGAGCGCTTCTCGCTGCTCTTCAAGCAGGCCGCCAAAGGCTTTTACGAGGAGAACGTGCTCGAGCGCTACGAGCTTCTCTATGAGGCGGGACTCGTCGAGGAGGCGCGGCGCGACGGACGCAAGTCGGCGCTCAAGCGCGGCCCGCAGCCCCCGCTCGGCGCCGCGATGCGCCATGATCATCGCCGCATTCTCGCAACCGCCATGGGGCGTTTGCGCGCGAAGATGAAATACCGACCCGTCATCTTCGAGCTGATGCCTGAGCGCTTCACGCTCTCCGCTCTGCAACGCAGCGTCGAGGCGCTCTCCGGCCGCCGTCTGCACAAGCAGAATTTTCGCCGGCTCGTCGAAACCTCGGCGATCGTCGAAGCGACGGGCGAAACGACGATGAAGACCGGCGGCAGACCCGCCGCGCTGTTTCGCTTCCGCCGCAACGTGCTGCAGGAGCGCTCCGCGCCGGGACTGCGCGTGGGGATTAAGGGCTGAGGCGCAAGCTGGAAAAAGACGGCGGCGCCGCTGCGGCCGGCTCGCATAGGCTATGCGAACCTCGACGAAAAGATAGGCCTTGCCGGTGCAAAGGGCGGGTCTGTTTCTCGCCTCGGGAAGGACCGTTCTCGGCGCTCGCATCCGGCAGGGCTCAAGGGGCCGGAGATGGAAAGTGTCACCTTGAGCATCCATTCGACGGAGCATTGCCCTTGCGGGTCGGGTGCGCTGCGGCACATTCATATGGCGGTAACCAAGCTAGCTTCTCCCCATCGACAAACCGAGGGAGAGGGTCGTGTCGGACAATTTCTTTGAGAAATGCGGCAGAGACTCCGTGCGCGAAAAGCTGCGCTTGTCGGCACTAATGGTGGTGGGGCTGGCGCTCGGCGCCTTCATTCTCGGCTTCATGACGACGACCACGCTGACGCCGAAAGCGACGCTTGCAGGTCACATCGACGTTTTCTCGGGTCGTTTGGTGACGGGCTTACCACTGTGACAATTTAGGGCTGAGGCGCGACCGCTACTGACCGGCGATCTTTTGCGCGACCCATTTGTTTCCGCTGCAGTCCGGACAATAGAACACATCCCAGATCTCGCCGATCCGTCCGTCCCCATTGGTCGCGAGATAGGCGAAGTGCTGCTGGTCGTGACCCGAGAAGTAATTGATGAACGGCGCCGTCGCAGCCGGTGGCGCGGTGCTGACGCCGCCGCCGTTGATCATCTGCGGTCGCCAGGAGGGGCCGCTGCAGCCCGGACAATAAAACGCGTCCCAGATTGCGTTGGTCACCGCGAATGTGTTCAGGGCCAGATAGGCGAAGTGCTGCTGATCGTGGCCCGCAAAAACGTCGACGAACGGAACCGTGGCCGAGGCCGGCGCCGAAGGCGCAACGCCGCCCTCATTGATCTTCTGGATGCGCCATGGGTTTCCGCTACACCCAGGACAATAGAAAGCGTCCCAAATCTCGCCGTTAGCCCCCAGATAAGCGAAGTGCTGCTGGTCATGCTCGCCGTAGGTGTCGACGAACGGTCCGGCTGACGCGGGATCGCCCCCCGTCAGGCTGTTCGGGCCGTTGATCTGCTGCGTCTTCCATTGGCCGCCGCTGCAGCCCGGGCAATAGCGTCCCAGATCTCGCCGTTCCTGCCGTCCGCATTGGTCGCGAGATAGGCGAAATGCTGCTGATCATGCCCGGAGTAGACGTTGACGAAAGGCAAGGAGGCTGCGGGCGGCGCGTTGGGCCTTCCAGTGGCTTCCCTCCCAGTGACGCCGCCGTCGTTGATCTGTTGAAGGCGCCACGGGTTTCCACTGCAGCCGGGACAGTAGAACGCGTCCCAGATCTCGCCGTTGGCGGCAAGATAAACGAAATGCTGCTGGTCGTGCTCCGCGTAGGTGTCGATGAAAGGGCCCGCGACCGCGGGAGGGCCGTTCGTGACGCCGCCGGGGCCGTTGATCGTTTGGAGACGCCAGGGATTCCCGCTGCAGCGGGGACAATAGAAGGCGTCCCAGATCTCGCCGTTGCGTCCGTTCTCGTTCGTCGCGAGATAGGCGAAATGCTGCTGGTCATGCCCGAAGAAGACGTTGACGAAAGGCAAGGAAGCCGCAGGAGGCGCGTCAGGCGCGACTCCGCCGTCGTTGATGAGCTGCAAGCGCCAGCCAGGACCGCCGCATTGCGGGCAATAGAACGCATCCCAGATGTCGCCGTTGGCGGAGAGATAGACGAAGTGCTGCTGATCGTGCTCCGCATAGGTGTTGACGAAAGGGCCCGTGACCGCGGGCGGTCCGCCGAGGCTTTCCCAAAAGGCGATCTTGGGCGACTCGCCTCCGGTCGCCGTGCAGGGAGACGCCAGGAGGAGGTTGTTCGTCTCGCCTGTCGTGCCGGCGTTCGCTTCGCATGAGGGCGCGTTTCTCGTCCCGTCGTCTATGGCCGCGTTCACCAGAAGCGTCGTCCCCTCATTGAAGACGGCCTGGCTCAAGCAGCAATCGCCGAACACGTTGAACTCGACGGCTTTCCAAGATTTCGACAATTCGAGCACACTGTCATTCGCTAGGGCGAACATCTGTGCGCCCGACGACAGGATCACCTGGTCTTGGCCGCCGCCAGTCGAGCCCGTCAGCACCAGATCGCTAAGATTCTCGACGTTCTGCGGCGGAGCGATGGTGGACGCCGTGTTGAAGAAGCAATCGTTCTGCCCGTCGGATATCCAGGGCGCGCCCGGACAGGTCGGACCGAAGTTGAGCATCCAATATTCGATGAACACGCAGGGAACGGTCCCCGACTCGATGCCAGGCTGGCCCGACGTCGTCGGCGTGCATTGGCTTTGCGAATACAGAAATTGCACCCACCCCTGACATCCCGAGGCGTTTTTGCAAGGCGGCGGGTTGGAAAAGAACTGCGTGTTGAGCTGAAGCATCCAGGCGCCAGCCACGGCCGGAGACTTGCCCAGCACGTCGCCGCTCTCGCTTCCCACGCCGAGCACGACGGGGAATGACCCTTCCGCCTTGGCGATCAAGCCGGAGGTTTGCGCGGCGAAGTCAGCGCCGTTGCCCACCGCGTCCGGACGCGGCTTCAGCGCGGGACGATTGGCGGGACCATTGGGATGCGTCGAGGCGGGACCGCACGCGATCTCTTGCCAATCCGCGTCAGGGTACTTCGCGGCGAAACAGCCCTTTTTGGGCAGCTTGCGCTGCGCCAAAGCAGCGCGCCACGCTTTTTGTCTCTGCCTTAGCTCCTCCGCCGCTCGGTCTGGGCGCGCTGGTGTCTCGTGAACGGTTGGGGGAAGTCCCGAAGTCTGCGCAGAGGCAGGCGCGATCACAAGCGTGGCGGAGAAAATAAACGCAGCGCCTATAGCGCGGATCGCCGCGATCAAATCGACTCGAGCGAAATTGGGAGAACCCATGAGCTCCTCCTAAATTCTTTGTGTTTTTACGGCATTAGCTAAGACGATTAACTCTCGGGCGCCGACAACGTTCCGAGCGCAGCAAAAAAGAACGGAGCTTATGCGAAGCGATTTGAGCGCGTGAGCAGAGCCAGTTGTTCGCGGGGGGCCAACGCGGCCCAGCAGCAAGCGCAAGCCCATTCATAGGGCTGAGAATTCCAAGTGTCAGATGCTGAGCCCCGACCGAAAACCGCTCTGCACTTTTTCGCATCGCGCTCTAGCTGCGTCGAAATCGGAATAAGCGCGATTTCCATTCGGCCAGCGCCCGCTTTACCCCGCGCCGGTATTCGGCAGGAATGCTCGTGCGCGCCCGGTCCTTGGCGACGCGAGCTTCCTCAAGGGCGGCGTTGACCCAGAGCAGGACGCGCCCCCACGGCCCACGCGCCAGCCGATAGGTGATCAGAGGCCGATCGCCTGTCGCCCAGATTAGCTTGTGCGGCTCCGCACCGATGCGGAAATCGTAAACAAGTCCGCGCTCCCGGCACCATTTCAAGCATTCCACGAGGGCGAAGGAACCGAGCGAGTAGTGCGCGAATTCGGGGTCGTGCACTTCAAAGAAATCCTCGTATCGGAATGCGTCCAGCGCGCCGAACCGGGTGGCGACGGGTCGACCGTCGAGTTTCAACGCGAACATCACAAAGCCTTCGCGCGTCAAAGGCGCAGCGCCAATTTCGCGCAGGAATACGGGGAATTCCGCCGTACGCATGAAGTCGTTGTCGAGGCCGGTGCGGGCCATCCACGCGGTCTTATGGGCAAGAGACCACGCCAACAGCGACTCGAACTCCGCCTGATCCTCAACGATGCCAAACGTGACGTCGCCGAGTTCGGCAAAACGCCGCGATCGGCGGCCGACCTCGGCCCTCCACTTGCGGCTGCGCGCGTTCCAGTAGGAGGTCCAATCCTGAAAGCGCTCCCATGACACATATGTCGACAGGTCTGTGCTGGCGGCGCCCGGGGTCGCGTCTGAGCCAATAACATCCTGCAAGGGCTCTCCCTCGCGACAATGCTGGACAAGAATCACGTCCGCTGGACAGTTTATGCGCAGGAAGCGCCAGGCTCCGCGAAGGCGTTCGATGGTTCCAGGAGAATCTTCGACTAGACCAGGGTCGTAATCGGTCCATTCCGGACCGAGCGGCGCGGCGACCGTCCAGAACAGTCGCTCGCGGCGGATCGCAAGCGGCCA
Protein-coding sequences here:
- the hflK gene encoding FtsH protease activity modulator HflK produces the protein MPWRDQNEPPHRNNDPWGKGTGPWGSGPGEGPPDLEEFLRRSQEGLKQVLPSGLGGRGVAILILLTCLAWLSSGFYTVGPNEIGLNLIFGKYRGKTQAGLNYNLPSPIGSVIKLPVTDRNSIDIGFREDGAATRRRTSAQGPEAPEESLMLTGDENIADIKFRVIWQIDPTRPEDFAFNVFDPPATVRSVAESAMREIVGQSQIQKILTADRKLIEPASQQLMQKILDGYKSGVQIVQVLLLSVDPPPQVITAFRDVTAAQQDLQRLGNEAEAYANKVVPEARGAAARIVQEAEAYREQVVAEARGQASRFEQIYEQYKRAPELTRERLYLETMERVLGGAEKVVLDEQGSGSGVMPYVPLPAFAPFQGGQRK
- a CDS encoding PsiF family protein, translating into MRNYSVALLSAGLAMAIMTGAALAQPTPAPAPGGADRKALAKECSKQADAKGLRGKPRKRFRDACKRGQTGGAL
- a CDS encoding acyltransferase family protein, whose product is MDENLLLANYPEPFEGGGSLTKDLTNFIAMARWVAAVAVLVGHAGVLINISDIMVAPHGPGVYAWWFLSAFSHQAVLVFFVISGFLIGGPLLRDRARAEPYLGSYFADRFSRIYIVMIPALLWTFAIDTVGRAVFPATGVYDAPFFASVFEPIQYLWTLLQQQHLWAAQAGTNGPLWSLACEMWYYITFPLLLAPFCSAYSRFWRFSGLGLGVVLVAVLATPELMAASGVDVGARGLMPMLNNGVGMFLFGYGVWALGALVRVAPRPVVGSIWIALGLFLAALAVTRLAVRGPILAAHPWLSAVGDFSVVASFATLLLALRHAPPGGFFSRLGPIHWRLSDFSYSLYATHAPLVFFVWAAVGGLFGREWFKQLPTPAHWITVAGLMLVGLVFAYAFSRVTESRTKELRDFLRTARVPLFRRAAAVRAVD
- the moaA gene encoding GTP 3',8-cyclase MoaA; its protein translation is MNFRPQDSSFVATPRALVDRFARPITYLRVSVTDRCDFRCVYCMSERMRFLPRDELLTLEELDRLCSAFVARGTKKLRITGGEPLLRHGVMTLFRSLARHLDSGALDELTLTTNGSQLVRFAAELALCGVKRLNLSLDTLDATKFRTITRNGDLARVLEGLDAAQRAGIAVKLNTVALKDANEEELVSLTRFAHDRGMDISFIEVMPLGELDGPARIDQYLPLTQVRDRLSQVFSLEEIDYRSGGPARYLRARETGGRIGFITPLTHNFCESCNRVRVTCTGRLFMCLGQEDSADLRQPLREGADEVALDRAIEEAISRKPKGHDFVIDRETQTPAIGRHMSTTGG
- a CDS encoding NUDIX hydrolase; protein product: MDPALKNFATPALLPLGINLTAAIVALCDDEPLILTLSSESLAALPSGEFDPLRHRTFELALRAFVAAQTGAPLGYVEQLYTFGDRGRHARLGDRDPHIVSIGYLALTRVGEPLRDESGSYRGWYEFLPWEDWRSGRPAVIEERILPDLAAWVAEAPFEISSSGLSREERFSLLFKQAAKGFYEENVLERYELLYEAGLVEEARRDGRKSALKRGPQPPLGAAMRHDHRRILATAMGRLRAKMKYRPVIFELMPERFTLSALQRSVEALSGRRLHKQNFRRLVETSAIVEATGETTMKTGGRPAALFRFRRNVLQERSAPGLRVGIKG
- a CDS encoding GNAT family N-acetyltransferase encodes the protein MQFHHDLCGPSGGASAAGESIFEIVTDEAGFLALEPEWEKLRAQLHEPRFSQSFRWFHSGWETTGRPRGRRLFILVARVNGRVVLIWPLAIRRERLFWTVAAPLGPEWTDYDPGLVEDSPGTIERLRGAWRFLRINCPADVILVQHCREGEPLQDVIGSDATPGAASTDLSTYVSWERFQDWTSYWNARSRKWRAEVGRRSRRFAELGDVTFGIVEDQAEFESLLAWSLAHKTAWMARTGLDNDFMRTAEFPVFLREIGAAPLTREGFVMFALKLDGRPVATRFGALDAFRYEDFFEVHDPEFAHYSLGSFALVECLKWCRERGLVYDFRIGAEPHKLIWATGDRPLITYRLARGPWGRVLLWVNAALEEARVAKDRARTSIPAEYRRGVKRALAEWKSRLFRFRRS